The nucleotide sequence AAAACTCCTGGAACCCGTCTGAATGACCTCCCCGCTGCAACAGAAGATCAAGATCACCGGTCCCTCGATCGTCACCGCGAACCGCACGTGGGATGGCGCGGTGATCTACCGCACCGGTTCGAAGAGCTGGTCCGATGAGCTCGCGGATGCGGCGATCGTGCGCACCGCCGACGAGGCGCGTGCGCTGCTGACCGAGGCGGTGGCCGATGATCTCAACGCGATCGGGCCCTATATCGCACCGGTCGAGGTCGAAGCCGATGGCGCAGTGAAGCCCGGCAACATGCGCGAACACATCCGGCTGACGGGCGCGACCATCGCGCTCCCGGCTCAAGCCTGAAG is from Bradyrhizobium sp. ORS 285 and encodes:
- a CDS encoding DUF2849 domain-containing protein, whose translation is MTSPLQQKIKITGPSIVTANRTWDGAVIYRTGSKSWSDELADAAIVRTADEARALLTEAVADDLNAIGPYIAPVEVEADGAVKPGNMREHIRLTGATIALPAQA